GGTGGATCCACATCCAGCACATTTCCACCACCGGACTGTAGCAGGCGTTCGAACTGCTCTTTCTTCGGTACGACCAGCAGCACACGGTACCCGGTGAATGCTCCCTCATGTTTGCCCACATCTTTGGCAATGCGCTTGCGCCACGTGTATCCTGCCGCGGCCGTTTCCATATCGCCCGCCGAAACTAGTGCCGCCAGCTTGCCAACAGCTTTCGGATTGCCCCATTCGTAGCTCTCCTCCTGCGAAGTAAAAAGGGTTGGAGAAAATGCACGATTACAAATgccaaatgtgtgtgtgtggtaaaaCTGGCTTACATCCAAAAAGTAGCCAGCTTCAAAACTATCGTCCAGATACTTGGTAGAGAGTAACCACTTGCCAGCCGCTATACCGGACAGCATCTTTTCACCCCGGTTCGGTTTGCCGCACAGGATGTGCGTACAGTTCGGATCGTACCGGTTGGGATCGGATGCCAGCTGTCCTTTAAGATGCTCGATCTTTCTCGCCAACTCTAACCGCACGTTCTCCGGTACGCCCGAGATGGCAAACACCGGTGTACCGCGGTACGTCATACCGTTTGGCTGGGCACGCTTAGCCGGACTTTCCTGCCCGATGCTCTTATCCTGACTCGTATCGCCCAGTTTCGCCTTGGGTGTTTTCGTCCCTTCATTCGCTTGAATATTTTCAATGTCACGCTCACGCCACCCCACACCGCCTATATGAATTtctataaaacaataaacatccCAACGCATACACGTGCGACATACGGGACATacagtgttaaaaaaaacgccgctACAATCTTACTGCATATCTACCCACCCGAATCACAATCCATCTCGGTGTAGTTGTCTGGCGGAATTTCCGTATCGGGCTGCGGATgaaactttccctttttctttgcCGATTCTTTAGCGGCCGCAATTACATTACTAAACCGCTGAACCTTTTCTTCACCCTGGCCCTCATTCAGCAAACGTTTCTTCTTCGTGgttggttgctgctgttcggAATCGTGCGGCACACCCACAGGACTGCCGtaattttcatcgcttttgTCCAAATTGTCCTCCCCGTCCTGCTCCTCCAGTTCGGAGCGCGAACGCTTTTCGGCACTAGTGTTGCTCCGTTCGAGTGATCCTCTCGAGAGGGAAGTGGACGATGAGTTAGCCGAATGGTGTGATCTACCCGCCGGAACGCTACGCGCAACAACGGCAGGAGAACGTTCTTTCTCCCGTGGTTGTGGAGCCGTGCTGGCAATTTCTTCCTCCGGGTCAGATTCTTCTCCGGAACGGTTCAAGTCTTGCATCCGGCGCGGTACAGTGGTGCACTTCGATTGTATATGATTCGCGTACTCATCGCCAAACTTTTCCACGTAGAATCGACGCTTGATCTCGCTGATCGGTGTGCTTAATCGGCGTGCTTTTTGCGATGCCGTTTCAACCGGAGCCGGATCCGATGGACCCGGTGCTCCTTCTGCCGTAGAACTGGTGGACGATTTGTAGTAGCGATCCCAGTGCTGTAGCTTACGCTTGTGATACGCATGATTGTCGGGACTAGCATCCGGTCGGAAGCCATACGGCGTCACCGGTTTCGTCATGCATTCCGGCAACGTTGGCGTACGAATGCGCCCATCACCCATCCCCGTCCCAGGGCCAGCTTGCGGTGTAGCCAGCAGTTCCTTCACGCGTCGCGTTCGGGGCGTGATTTTGCTATCCGCTTCTTCCGCATCCTTCAGCACCTTGTAGAGTGTGGTGCGGATCGGTGTGTCAAATTCCATCACACGCTGCGTTACGCTCATTGCTTCGTACTCACCACCAACCGGTGTAATGTTAGTACTGCTCGCTCTCGAACCACCGGCCGCTACCGGAGTAATTGGCGATCGTGAGGCGGACGATCCTCTGCCCTCCTCCTCGCTTATGGCGGTGAAACGCCGTGTCCGCAACACATCCCCAGCAGGAGATTCCATCGCCCCCGGTACAATGGTTCCTTCGTTCGGATCGAACGGTTTCCTTTGGGCACGCTCAGCCTTAATCAGATCCTCGTACTGATCCATCTCCTGCGAGTACACCATTCGTTCGTTGTTGGTCATTTTTCTAAGCTGTGGCGTGGTAAGACGCTTAAACCCGTACTGCAGTTCCGTTTCGTCGCGCGCTTGTTGCCTGGTGATGTACTGAAAGTCACCAACTTTCGTCGGCTTAGCCAGTGGTTTCATCGTTGATGAGGCCTGCGGAAGCATGGAGGGTTCTTCATCCTTTACCTCGTCCATTCTGGGTGGTGCGTGTGCTTCTTCACGTACTGAATCAATATCTACATCATCGGTGGACGTCGTAGGTAGACATCCACCAACTGCTCCTACCGGAATGTTCTTGGCGGAACAGATCGCATCCCCGACCAGGTATGCATTTTCCGCTACACGACTTTTCAACCGAAAGCACTCCCTCAGCCATTCCGCACGTACCACCGTCAAGTCCCATTGAATGGCGGCATTGTACTTGGCACCGCTCGCTTCCTTGCACACCAACAACGGGGCCGCCTTCCGCACTAACCGTTCCTGCACGCAGGCACCTAGTATCTTGCCCATCTCGAATAGAAAATCTCGTTCCGATCCGGAGTACGAGCTTATAACGACCGTTTCACCTTTCAGCGGAGTGGGATCATTTTCGATGTAAATGATGGGCTCATAGTAATACTCCATCGGGCAGAACTGACCATTCTGTATCGAAGTTTCAAGCCAAATGCAGTTTACAATGTGCCGTCCGCGCACGGCAAAGTTCGGCGTACCGAAGCACGTCGTTGGCAGTACGATATAGTCGACCTCATCGGTATAGCTTTCGTCAACAATTGTTCCACCGCATTCCTTACAATCGGACAGTATCTGCACGGCGTCCTCTTCCGAAAAGCCAAACACGAACAGTGTCTTGCCCAGCATAAATTCCGAAAACTGCGATTCCAGCTCCGAATCCATCTGGCTCACGCCGCTAGTTATGGAGCCAGGACCTGCCGATGGTTTCGGTTCCACCGCCGTGCCTGAAGATACCGGCAGTCTTTCGGCCATATTTTTCTCCATGTACTGCAGCATAATGGAGTCCACTTCGCTCGGTGGTTTCGGTTGTGCCGGCGATGCTTTACTAGGTCCTGGAGGTGGAGGTGTTGCATCTTCGAGTCGAAATTTTGGTACATCCGGTCGCTTAAAAACGCTACTATTCATGCGCTGGAGATTTTTCTTGCTCGACGGTGACGGCGGTTCCGGTGCACGATCCACAATCCCTTTTCCGGACGGTTGGAACGCATATTCGTTCGCGTCTTCCGGGGCCAGTTGGCGTAGCTCGATCGATTTCGCTAACCATTCGACCGTGAGCAGATGGGCCGTAGAGTCACGGAACTTTGCCAGCTCGGACACGTGTTGCTCACCGACAATCACGTGGCTAATGGCGTTCGATATCTCATCGTACCGTACGGCACCGACCGAGTTAAGGATTTTGTTCAGTTTCTCCTTTTCATCCCCGGTGAAACCGCTCAGAAAAACGCTGCAACCGTCCAGCACATGTCCGGCGTTCTTGGCCTGCTGTACCGTCATTCGGGCAAGTACCTCCCGGTACCTTTGAGCTCCACAGAGACGAGCAACGACCGTTCCGCCGGGAAGATTTCCATCTCCCGCGCTAATGATACTTTCATTAATGGTTTCATTTCGCGAGGAAAAGTTGGCATGTGAAATCTCCGATAATTGGGTACAATCGGGATTGAATTGACCACCGGACATGCGAATGCCCACGTTACCGGAACCAACGGCCGGTTCGTCCCTTTTCGTAGGTGTAGAGGCTTTCAAGCTTTTCACTTCATACTCTCGAACCGGTAGTACGTATCCGCTGGCAGCGCTGTCCACAACCCATTCGGGTGTGAGACATTCCTTATTGCATCGTACGGCGCCTCGAAACTTCGCGGACTCGGTGCCCGTTTTCTCCAGAATCAGTATGTCCGTTGTTTCTGACTTGAACGAGCCCACGTAGTTTCCTCCGTTTGATTCGATTAACGCTttgatttcgttctttttcgcAGCGGTCAGACCGGTCGAGGTGATCGTTAGTGCGTAGAACACAGGCAAACGGTACTGCCCGATGATGTTGGGTTCCGTCGCGTGAAGATCGCGCCGCTGACTTTCTTCCCATACCGCACTCACCCAGTCCGGGTGCATTATGGGCAGTTTGCATTCGGCCGCCTTCTCATACTTGACAGACTTGACCGTGGAGGACACAAGGTGCGTACAGCTGGCATTCAACACGTCCAGATAGTACCCGCCCATATGGCACACCAGCTGGCTGACGAGGGTCTTTTCCTTCGCCTTTAACCCCGAGCTGCACACGGTTAGATTTCGCATCGCTGTCGTATACACTGGATGTACGCCGAGCGGAATCGTTTCATTGTCCATGAAGCAGCTGATGAGACACCGTGGCCCGATAACGGTCGAGGGCGATTTACGCGCATGTTCGAATGCGGTGCCGGTGAacttttcaaacacaaacacgtgcCGCTTGGTGAGTGTTTGTTCATCCATCTTGAGGCACTCGTCCTCGGTGATCCATCCCTGCAGctcgtcgttgtcgttgtgCTCCCGGGCGGTCTATAAAAGGAAGACGTAGTAGTAAGCTCGAACCAGTTCCAGCAGCAAACTTGCTGCTTGGCGTCAATCCCTTACCGAGTAAGCCATTTTCATATCTTCGGAAGCATCTTCGATCGAAGTGTATGCTGCGCGCTGAACAAAATACAGCTTGGCCAATTGCTGATCCGCCAACAGCTGACTATTCATATTGCGTGCCGTAAGTTCTAGATGCGACGATACTGTGTGTTCTTGTTTACTGTGATTCAACTTGGTGCATCTCTTTCGGCAACCACACTTGGGTAAGCTGTTGTCTATTGTTCGGTTGCGAGCGAAAGCACAGTATTTCACAAatcaaaaacagcaaaaggctggggtaaaatataaattttacagCACAACAGCAAGCCACGGCAAAAGTCGTCCAATCGTGGATTTGAAGCGCCTCAAAACAGATTTGAATTGTCACTTGACCGTTTTTGGGGGGAAATTGAACTTCACATTTTAGTACTGTCATATTTTAGCACAACTCGTTTCCTCCCGAAAACTCGTTTCTTTTGTGTTAAAATCGGTGTTTTACAAAGTATGGACCTACCGAAAGGaatataatgtaattttatattttttaaaaactgttAACTTATAGTGGTGTGCTTAAAAAAGGTGCAATCCAGAAAAATATGGAACATTGCTTGATTTGGTGACTGGGTGATGCTGTCAAAGCACAGTTTCgtcaaaaaacaacaatttggACAGTTTCGTTAAAACATGGTCccgtttgacatttgtttcgttgttctCTTTGTAGCAGCATTTCATTTTGTGGAAATAACGTGATTCCTGTACGGCAAATTTCCATCAGCCCAAAATGTACGCCCCACAACAGCCAATTTTGATTCTCAGTAAGTAAAATGCGCCGTTTATCCTGTGAACGGTCTAGAAAATGATTATTGGTACCATTACAGGCAAAAATACGAAGCGAGAGAGCGGCCGAAAGGTGCAGTTGGAGAACATCAATGCCGGCAAAGTGagtcactgtgtgtgtgtgtgtgtgtggatgcgtgtgtgtgtacttgcCGTATGCTGAGGTGCACACATGGGTTTAACCACGAGTTTGTattaattgtgtgtgtgtgggtgtttttggTATCCTTCCGTAGACCATAGCTGACCTCATCCGCACATGCCTGGGCCCACAAGCAATGATGAAAATGCTGATGGACCCGATGGGAGGCATCGTGATGACAAACGATGGCAATGCTATCCTGCGTGAAATCACCGTGCAACATCCGGCGGCCAAGAGCATGATCGAAATCGCTCGCACGCAGGATGAGGAAGTTGGCGACGGTACCACGTCCGTGATTGTGTTGGCAGGTGAAATGCTGTCAGTGGCCGAACAGTTCCTTCAGCAGCAGATCCACCCGACGGTCATCATTCGAGCGTACCGGGAGGCGCTCGAGGACATGGTGCGCATCCTGCAGGATGAGGTCAGCATTGAGCTGGACCGCACCGACAAGAAGCGGCTGTCGGAGGTGGTAAAGTCTTGCGTTGGCACAAAGTTCGTCGGACGCTGGTCGGATTTGGCGGTGCGCATTGCCCTGGATGCGGTCGAGACGGTGACACTGACGGAGAACGGTCGCACGGAGATTGACATCAAAAAATACGCCAAGGTAGAGAAAATCCCGGGCGGATCGATTGATGATTCGTGCGTGCTGCGTGGAATCATGCTGAACAAGGATGTGACGCATCCGAAGATGCGTCGGTACATCGAGAACCCGCGTATCGTTCTGTTGGACTGTCCGCTCGAGTACAAGAAGGGTGAAAGCCAGACGAATGTGGAAATTGTGGGCGATCAGGACTTTACGAAGCTGCTACAGATCGAGGAGGAACACGTGTTCCGTCTTTGCGAGGAGATTATTGCCGTGAAGCCGGATGTAGTGTTCACGGAGAAGGGAGTTTCCGACCTGGCACAACACTTCCTGATGAAGGCGGGCATTACGGCTATTCGGCGACTGCGCAAAACGGACAACAATCGGCTGGCCCGTGCCTGCGGTGCTACGATCGTGAACCGTACGGAAGAGTTGACGGAGAAGGACGTCGGCACTGGGGCCGGATTGTTCGAGATCAAGAAGATGGGCGACGAGTACTTCTGTTTCGTGACGAAGTGTGAGGATCCAAAGGCATGCACGATTTTGCTCCGTGGTGCGTCCAAGGACGTGCTGAACGAGACAGAACGCAATCTGCAAGATGCGCTGCACGTCGCACGCAACCTGATGCTCGAACCGAAACTGCTGCCCGGTGGTGGTGCAGTCGAGATGGCCGTCTCGCAGGCACTGACCAACAAACAGATCCAGGGACCGTACCGAGCCGTTGCTCAGGCGCTGGAAATCATCCCCCGGACACTAACCCAAAACTGTGGTGCTAACACGATCCGCACACTGACTGCACTGCGAGCGAAACATGCATCACACCCGGCCACGGAAGGCCCTTGCACTTGGGGCATTGATGGTGAAACTGGTCAGCTGGTGGACATGAAGGAGAAAAACATCTGGGAACCATTGTCGGTGAAGTTGCAGGTGTACAAGACGGCCGTTGAGACGGCAATTCTTTTGCTGCGCATCGATGACATTGTGTCCGGATCGAAGAAGAAGAGTGACGATGGCACCGGTCCGTCgccagctgctgctgccgccggcATGGGAGGAGAGTAAACGGTGGCCGTGAGTTGTTTCGTGGCCACTCTAACGTTCCACGCGCTTAATTTCCTTCACCAAGCCTTTTTTAGTATTGAGCGATGCGGATCTACGCTGCGCGCGGTCAGTTGGCGGTGTTTTGCTTGATCTTAAACGCCCCGTACTATACAACCTTACACGTTCCAGGTCTATGGCCTgctgcatttttttgtcaatgCTTAACATTtaacacacaaccaaacatctatcgcacacgcacgcatcgTTCTTTCATTATGTCCCTTCGTATAACGTCACCTTCATCCTGGTTCGTCTTTCTATTACCATTGTTTGCCTAACAAGTACGATCAGTAACGATGCTGACGATCACAGGGGAATTCTCATACATATATGATTACTTATCCTTTGAGGAGCACATCCTGCGATCGCGTATGATGTAGCACGtcgtaatataaaatattcatttaaaaaaacaggTTCTTGTACAATATTGTCCGTGatttgtgaaagaaaaaagtagTTGATCTTAAGCGATCACTCTAGGTACGAGTCATAAAAATGATGGATAATCTATAATGCGTACTTCACCCATACACGTCCAATCTCACAGTTTGAACTCAAGGTTACCGGTACCTTTGCCAAAACAGCAAAATCTACCAAACGTGTCCGGAGCTTAACATTGTTTGTCCGGAAAACTTCCGGACACACGAGCATTAGGTCCGGGCTAGGACTTTCTAGAGATGAAATGTATGAGAAAtcaggttgtttttttgttgcgggtCTCCTGATGGGTGTTCTAAAAAAATTCTAATTCTAGAacattatttcttttcatgcGTTGAAATCCCTATCGGTTGTGACAAAATACTACATTGCATCCGGGGATGAAGTAATATTAATTTGCATCAGCAATTCCAATCTTTCCGGCCTCCTTTGTTGTGTGTTATTATTCTTCTACCTTTGGTTCTTCAATTTTCTCGACCTCGAGAACTTGAATGATGGAATAAagatgaaggaaaaatatCTCTActcatttaaataataatttgccAACAGCATAGGGAATTCAATGATTGGAAAGCAGCACTTTGTGATAGGTAACAATCGTAGCGACAAAaacacttttgttttccttctcttcttTATTATCAACgcatcaataataataataataataattcataaTCATATCAATGTAGTGTTACTTAAATGTGAAATTATCGTTATAAGAGCTGTCTAATTAACACCATGCAATCTGCTGTTGTCTTTCTTTAGAGCGATGGAGACCCCTCAAAAAAACGCTGCCCAATCGAACGAGCGCGCTGTATCCGTATCAGAGGCCATTTATTATGACTGAGTTAACCGTATTTGAATGTCGTAGGTCCCCGTACAGGAGGGACAAACCTAAACCCTTTCAATTCGTCCACATTACTATGCAGGGGCAGAgaatagaaaattaaaatcgttCACTAGAGCATTTGGGTGTTTTTGCTACTGTATAATCCAAAGTCCGTGTTGTTACATTTGCCAGAATGGGGAATTATTCTGTACAAAACGATAAGCACAGCATGGTCAGATATGGGAGATGGCGAAATTAGGGGTTGGAGCATTCTCGCCCAATGGTCGTAACTTGGAAATGCATTACATATTCATATCCCGTTTTTCGTTTGATAAATTTATATACCAAAGATGTTTTGTGCCAATCGAGTTTAGTCGCAGACAGAACTAAAGCTTTACTTTGTCTAGAAAACGTTTCACCCGCTGTAGTTGCCATTCCGCA
This region of Anopheles marshallii chromosome 2, idAnoMarsDA_429_01, whole genome shotgun sequence genomic DNA includes:
- the LOC128710395 gene encoding DNA topoisomerase 2-binding protein 1-A; amino-acid sequence: MNSQLLADQQLAKLYFVQRAAYTSIEDASEDMKMAYSTAREHNDNDELQGWITEDECLKMDEQTLTKRHVFVFEKFTGTAFEHARKSPSTVIGPRCLISCFMDNETIPLGVHPVYTTAMRNLTVCSSGLKAKEKTLVSQLVCHMGGYYLDVLNASCTHLVSSTVKSVKYEKAAECKLPIMHPDWVSAVWEESQRRDLHATEPNIIGQYRLPVFYALTITSTGLTAAKKNEIKALIESNGGNYVGSFKSETTDILILEKTGTESAKFRGAVRCNKECLTPEWVVDSAASGYVLPVREYEVKSLKASTPTKRDEPAVGSGNVGIRMSGGQFNPDCTQLSEISHANFSSRNETINESIISAGDGNLPGGTVVARLCGAQRYREVLARMTVQQAKNAGHVLDGCSVFLSGFTGDEKEKLNKILNSVGAVRYDEISNAISHVIVGEQHVSELAKFRDSTAHLLTVEWLAKSIELRQLAPEDANEYAFQPSGKGIVDRAPEPPSPSSKKNLQRMNSSVFKRPDVPKFRLEDATPPPPGPSKASPAQPKPPSEVDSIMLQYMEKNMAERLPVSSGTAVEPKPSAGPGSITSGVSQMDSELESQFSEFMLGKTLFVFGFSEEDAVQILSDCKECGGTIVDESYTDEVDYIVLPTTCFGTPNFAVRGRHIVNCIWLETSIQNGQFCPMEYYYEPIIYIENDPTPLKGETVVISSYSGSERDFLFEMGKILGACVQERLVRKAAPLLVCKEASGAKYNAAIQWDLTVVRAEWLRECFRLKSRVAENAYLVGDAICSAKNIPVGAVGGCLPTTSTDDVDIDSVREEAHAPPRMDEVKDEEPSMLPQASSTMKPLAKPTKVGDFQYITRQQARDETELQYGFKRLTTPQLRKMTNNERMVYSQEMDQYEDLIKAERAQRKPFDPNEGTIVPGAMESPAGDVLRTRRFTAISEEEGRGSSASRSPITPVAAGGSRASSTNITPVGGEYEAMSVTQRVMEFDTPIRTTLYKVLKDAEEADSKITPRTRRVKELLATPQAGPGTGMGDGRIRTPTLPECMTKPVTPYGFRPDASPDNHAYHKRKLQHWDRYYKSSTSSTAEGAPGPSDPAPVETASQKARRLSTPISEIKRRFYVEKFGDEYANHIQSKCTTVPRRMQDLNRSGEESDPEEEIASTAPQPREKERSPAVVARSVPAGRSHHSANSSSTSLSRGSLERSNTSAEKRSRSELEEQDGEDNLDKSDENYGSPVGVPHDSEQQQPTTKKKRLLNEGQGEEKVQRFSNVIAAAKESAKKKGKFHPQPDTEIPPDNYTEMDCDSEIHIGGVGWRERDIENIQANEGTKTPKAKLGDTSQDKSIGQESPAKRAQPNGMTYRGTPVFAISGVPENVRLELARKIEHLKGQLASDPNRYDPNCTHILCGKPNRGEKMLSGIAAGKWLLSTKYLDDSFEAGYFLDEESYEWGNPKAVGKLAALVSAGDMETAAAGYTWRKRIAKDVGKHEGAFTGYRVLLVVPKKEQFERLLQSGGGNVLDVDPPFIKSECAMSATHCFVDRKMKLSSEDHRALAEAGIAVLSIMYLNAYLTSASLPDPVTFQIPL
- the LOC128710396 gene encoding T-complex protein 1 subunit gamma, encoding MYAPQQPILILSKNTKRESGRKVQLENINAGKTIADLIRTCLGPQAMMKMLMDPMGGIVMTNDGNAILREITVQHPAAKSMIEIARTQDEEVGDGTTSVIVLAGEMLSVAEQFLQQQIHPTVIIRAYREALEDMVRILQDEVSIELDRTDKKRLSEVVKSCVGTKFVGRWSDLAVRIALDAVETVTLTENGRTEIDIKKYAKVEKIPGGSIDDSCVLRGIMLNKDVTHPKMRRYIENPRIVLLDCPLEYKKGESQTNVEIVGDQDFTKLLQIEEEHVFRLCEEIIAVKPDVVFTEKGVSDLAQHFLMKAGITAIRRLRKTDNNRLARACGATIVNRTEELTEKDVGTGAGLFEIKKMGDEYFCFVTKCEDPKACTILLRGASKDVLNETERNLQDALHVARNLMLEPKLLPGGGAVEMAVSQALTNKQIQGPYRAVAQALEIIPRTLTQNCGANTIRTLTALRAKHASHPATEGPCTWGIDGETGQLVDMKEKNIWEPLSVKLQVYKTAVETAILLLRIDDIVSGSKKKSDDGTGPSPAAAAAGMGGE